The proteins below come from a single Bubalus kerabau isolate K-KA32 ecotype Philippines breed swamp buffalo chromosome 19, PCC_UOA_SB_1v2, whole genome shotgun sequence genomic window:
- the MINAR1 gene encoding major intrinsically disordered Notch2-binding receptor 1, whose amino-acid sequence METNQETSLFLVKILEELDSKQNTVSYQDLCKSLCARFDLSQLAKLRSVLFYTACLDPNFPATLFKDKMKCAVNNQQSKKIMVAADIVTIFNLIQMNGGAAKEKLPGGRQKMRKKDASFDSCRSDTEICSAAECEPLNCELSDRPFSRGYPTRQSSKCRKVDCKDCPQFIPASEPDFLLGVSKDVKNRAASLDRLQALAPYSVPSPQPCEMQRTYFPMNLESESMSDQDSLLLPQGIKQTFISNDEPFMVQSCVQKRNIFKEDFHNLMAVSPGLASPANKAEGEHRKSQGRKESHKTPFPHHSFEMPYSSQYLNPEYSPVPDKRRAKHESLDDLQASTYFGPTPVMGPQEARRCPGKTGKQTPWPAKSWSLNTEEVPDFERSFFNRNPSEEKLRYPNSNSQTPNFPTPDRCPAYLTPQDQQPILPVGYSAKPNGLKSKEIPSPVDLEKHEPVKKFKDKSISCTSGQLSSDTSSVGTQTDLHVLEPKKGKDLCTPGQGKYSDRHAVKHSDDDSEVVSDDISDIFRFLDDMSISGSTGVMQSSCYNSTGSLSQLHKSDCDSSPEHHLTRIANGLPSSQGEKGSRPENSHHSEEELKTSVCKLVLRIGEIERKLESLSGVREEISQVLGKLNKLDQKMQQPEKVSVQIDLNSLTSEAPSDESTSPQMFRAHKGAHGPKLENTADWCCSDASGSNSESLRVQALKKSLFTRPSSRSLTEENSATESKIASISNSPRDWRTITYSNRMGISEEEIKERGPGDSKDWHRKSKEADRQYDIPPQHRLPKQPKDGFLVEQVFSPHPYPASLKAHMKSNPLYTDMRLTELAEVKRGQPSWTIEEYARNSGDKGKLTALDLQTQESLNPNNLEYWMEDIYTPGYDSLLKRKEAEFRRAKVCKIAALIAAAACTVILVIVVPICTMKS is encoded by the exons ATGGAGACCAACCAGGAAACGTCCCTCTTCTTGGTGAAGATCTTGGAGGAATTAGACAGCAAGCAAAATACCGTCTCCTACCAGGACCTCTGCAAATCCCTGTGTGCCCGCTTTGATCTGTCCCAGCTCGCCAAACTGAGAAGCGTGCTCTTCTATACGGCCTGTCTTGACCCCAACTTCCCAGCCACGTTATTCAAAGACAAGATGAAATGTGCTGTAAACAACCAGCAGTCCAAGAAAATCATGGTGGCCGCGGACATCGTGACCATATTCAACCTGATCCAGATGAATGGGGGCGCCGCCAAGGAGAAGCTGCCTGGAGGCCGGCAGAAGATGCGCAAGAAAGATGCCTCTTTTGACTCGTGCCGCTCCGACACAGAGATCTGCAGTGCGGCCGAGTGCGAGCCCCTCAACTGTGAGCTGAGTGACCGGCCTTTCAGCCGGGGCTACCCCACCCGCCAGTCATCCAAGTGCAGAAAGGTGGACTGCAAGGACTGTCCGCAGTTCATTCCTGCCTCTGAACCCGACTTCCTGCTGGGGGTCAGCAAAGATGTGAAAAACCGGGCAGCTTCCCTGGACAGGCTGCAGGCTCTGGCCCCATACTCCGTGCCCAGCCCTCAGCCCTGTGAGATGCAGAGAACCTACTTCCCCATGAACCTCGAAAGTGAGTCCATGTCTGATCAGGACTCCCTGCTTCTCCCCCAGGGCATCAAGCAGACCTTCATCTCCAACGACGAGCCCTTCATGGTCCAGTCCTGTGTCCAGAAAAGGAACATCTTCAAAGAGGACTTTCACAATCTGATGGCTGTGTCCCCTGGGTTGGCCAGCCCGGCCAACAAGGCTGAGGGTGAGCACAGGAAATCCCAGGGCCGCAAGGAGTCCCACAAGACACCCTTCCCCCATCACAGCTTTGAGATGCCCTACAGCAGCCAGTACCTGAACCCCGAGTACTCCCCGGTTCCTGACAAGAGGCGGGCAAAGCACGAGAGCTTAGATGACCTTCAAGCCTCCACGTATTTTGGACCCACTCCAGTGATGGGGCCCCAGGAGGCCCGGCGCTGTCCTGGCAAAACAGGCAAGCAGACCCCCTGGCCGGCCAAAAGCTGGAGCCTCAACACCGAAGAAGTTCCTGACTTTGAACGGTCCTTTTTCAACAGAAACCCCTCTGAGGAGAAGCTCCGTTATCCAAATTCCAACAGTCAGACACCCAACTTCCCAACCCCGGACAGATGCCCCGCTTACCTGACACCACAGGATCAACAGCCCATCCTCCCAGTCGGCTACTCAGCAAAGCCCAATGGGCTCAAATCTAAAGAGATCCCATCCCCTGTGGACCTGGAGAAGCATGAACCAGTCAAAAAGTTTAAAGACAAGAGCATCAGCTGCACCAGTGGGCAGCTGAGCTCAGACACCAGCAGCGTGGGCACCCAGACTGACCTGCAcgttctggagcccaaaaaaggcAAGGACCTGTGCACTCCTGGGCAGGGCAAGTACAGTGACCGGCATGCAGTGAAGCATTCCGATGATGACTCGGAGGTGGTCAGTGACGACATCAGCGACATCTTCCGGTTTCTTGACGACATGAGCATCAGTGGCTCAACGGGGGTCATGCAGTCATCCTGCTACAACAGCACAGGGTCCCTATCTCAGCTTCACAAGTCAGACTGTGACAGTTCGCCAGAGCACCACCTCACCAGAATCGCCAATGGGCTCCCCAGCAGCCAAGGGGAGAAGGGCAGCCGGCCAGAAAACAGCCACCACTCAGAAGAGGAGCTGAAGACCAGCGTGTGCAAGCTGGTGCTCAGGATCGGGGAGATTGAACGGAAGCTCGAGTCACTGTCGGGTGTGCGTGAGGAGATCTCCCAGGTCCTGGGCAAGCTCAATAAACTAGACCAGAAGATGCAGCAGCCCGAGAAGGTGAGCGTGCAGATCGACCTCAATTCTCTGACCAGTGAGGCTCCATCTGACGAGAGCACCTCGCCCCAGATGTTCCGTGCCCACAAGGGTGCCCATGGGCCCAAGCTGGAGAACACGGCTGACTGGTGCTGCTCAGATGCCAGTGGGAGCAACAGCGAAAGCCTTCGTGTCCAGGCCTTAAAAAAAAGCCTCTTCACCAGGCCGTCTTCCAGGTCCCTGACAGAGGAGAACAGTGCCACAGAATCCAAGATTGCCAGCATCTCCAACTCACCCAGGGACTGGCGCACCATCACTTACTCCAACCGCATGGGCATCAGCGAGGAGGAGATCAAAGAGCGAGGTCCTGGAGATAGTAAAGACTGGCATCGGAAGTCTAAAGAG GCAGACAGGCAGTACGACATCCCCCCGCAGCACCGCCTGCCCAAGCAGCCCAAGGACGGCTTCCTGGTGGAGCAGGTGTTCAGCCCTCACCCCTACCCCGCCTCTCTCAAGGCCCACATGAAGAGCAACCCTCTGTACACGGACATGCGGCTCACGGAGCTGGCAGAGGTGAAGCGGGGCCAGCCTTCCTGGACCATCGAGGAGTATGCACGCAATTCGGGTGACAAGGGCAAGCTGACAGCCCTGGACCTGCAG ACTCAAGAATCTTTAAATCCAAACAACTTAGAGTACTGGATGGAAGACATTTATACTCCAGGCTACGACTCGTTGCTAAAACGGAAAGAAGCCGAATTCAGACGAGCCAAGGTCTGCAAGATAGCGGCTCTGATAGCTGCGGCTGCATGCACAGTCATTCTGGTGATCGTCGTGCCCATCTGCACGATGAAATCATGA